A single region of the Gottschalkia purinilytica genome encodes:
- a CDS encoding TVP38/TMEM64 family protein: protein MNINKKYFIALIIWTILICVFKKYNLIALDTETIKQYLVSNTQYTMIAFIGLWVIRLLFFIPGVILMVLGGICFGSMKGFLLSMLGFILSETLVYLAGRKFSNSQLRNLINSKHPEMVPLIEKYKFKFLALGVLCPVAPTDIICFLSASTRVSYIKYILSIILANTPAMLLYSYMGIGYKDSVYSITLLVISISIITFYSTTIWNSLKDKVGC from the coding sequence ATGAATATAAATAAAAAATATTTTATTGCACTTATAATATGGACTATATTAATATGTGTTTTTAAAAAATATAATTTAATAGCATTAGATACAGAGACTATAAAGCAATATCTAGTATCAAATACACAATATACGATGATAGCATTTATAGGATTGTGGGTAATTAGACTATTATTTTTCATACCTGGGGTTATCCTTATGGTATTAGGAGGAATATGTTTCGGATCTATGAAGGGATTTTTGCTATCAATGTTAGGCTTCATTCTAAGTGAAACTTTAGTATATCTAGCTGGAAGAAAGTTCTCAAATTCACAACTAAGAAATTTAATTAATAGTAAGCATCCAGAGATGGTACCGTTAATAGAAAAGTATAAATTTAAATTTTTAGCATTAGGAGTACTTTGCCCTGTAGCTCCAACGGACATTATATGCTTTTTATCAGCTTCAACAAGAGTAAGTTACATCAAATATATTTTATCTATAATTTTAGCTAACACTCCTGCCATGTTGCTATATAGTTATATGGGAATAGGTTACAAAGATTCTGTATATAGTATTACACTACTTGTCATATCAATTAGTATAATTACCTTTTATTCCACAACAATATGGAATAGTCTTAAAGACAAAGTAGGATGTTAA
- a CDS encoding peptide ABC transporter substrate-binding protein: protein MKMKKWLSLSLVAVLSLSLGLAGCGNSSGDKKSDKGKESTGKEELAEEQVLRFNWQANPPNLDPQVCKDQVSGWIINGIYEGLVRRSPNGEIKQGSGLAEKWEVSDDKLTYTFHLRDAKWSDGTPITAEDFAFAWKRALNPATASEYAYQLYHIKNGEAYNTGKIKDADQVGITVVDPKTLKVELERPTPFFLDLLAFYTYLPAQKATVEKLGDQFATAPDKMVYSGPFVVKEWKNEQKLTLEKNPNYWDAKSVKLQRIEGDMITDANALVNLYDTGDMDEMTVSVDFIDKYKDTEDYVKVPEGTVWYLQYNVENKYMKNENIRKGLSLAIDRKSHVDNVLRGAGVVAGGLTPGLIKGKDDGEFAKQRGDVLPKYDAKKAKEYFEKGLKELGITKEEFQKGTSFLAGDSTRALREAQTYQEMWKKALGVEIKIESASFKLRLDRYDRKDYTITMAGWGGDYNDPMSFMDLHLTGAPHNDAYYSNPEYDELVKTAITTADINERHDNLIKAEKILAKDMPIYPLYYEVKPHAVKPYVKGIARYPVGVDTDFKWTYILKH, encoded by the coding sequence ATGAAGATGAAAAAATGGCTTTCATTATCTTTAGTTGCTGTATTATCACTTTCCCTTGGACTGGCTGGATGTGGAAATAGTTCAGGCGACAAGAAAAGTGATAAGGGGAAAGAAAGTACAGGCAAAGAAGAATTAGCAGAAGAACAAGTATTAAGATTTAACTGGCAGGCAAACCCACCTAACTTAGATCCACAAGTTTGTAAAGATCAAGTTTCAGGATGGATCATTAATGGAATTTATGAAGGACTTGTAAGAAGATCTCCAAATGGAGAAATAAAACAAGGTTCAGGTTTAGCTGAAAAATGGGAAGTTAGTGATGATAAACTAACATATACATTCCATTTAAGAGATGCTAAATGGTCAGATGGAACACCAATAACAGCTGAAGATTTTGCATTTGCTTGGAAAAGAGCATTAAATCCAGCAACAGCTTCAGAATATGCTTATCAGTTATATCATATTAAAAATGGAGAAGCTTATAATACTGGAAAAATAAAAGATGCTGATCAAGTAGGAATAACTGTAGTAGATCCAAAAACATTAAAAGTAGAGTTAGAAAGACCAACTCCATTCTTCTTAGATTTACTAGCATTCTATACTTACTTACCAGCTCAAAAAGCTACTGTAGAGAAGCTTGGTGACCAATTTGCTACAGCTCCAGATAAAATGGTATATTCAGGACCATTCGTAGTTAAAGAGTGGAAAAATGAACAAAAGTTAACTTTAGAAAAAAATCCTAATTACTGGGATGCTAAAAGTGTTAAACTTCAAAGAATTGAAGGAGATATGATAACAGATGCTAATGCTCTAGTTAACTTATATGACACTGGAGATATGGATGAAATGACAGTTTCAGTAGACTTTATAGATAAATATAAAGACACTGAAGATTATGTAAAAGTACCAGAAGGTACAGTTTGGTATTTACAATATAACGTTGAAAATAAATACATGAAAAATGAAAATATAAGAAAAGGTCTATCACTTGCGATAGATAGAAAATCTCACGTAGATAATGTTTTAAGAGGTGCTGGAGTAGTTGCAGGAGGATTAACACCAGGACTTATAAAAGGTAAAGATGATGGAGAATTTGCTAAGCAACGTGGAGATGTATTACCAAAATATGATGCTAAAAAAGCAAAAGAATACTTTGAAAAAGGATTAAAAGAGTTAGGAATTACTAAAGAAGAGTTCCAAAAAGGAACAAGCTTCTTAGCAGGAGATAGTACAAGAGCATTAAGAGAAGCACAAACTTATCAAGAAATGTGGAAAAAAGCATTAGGAGTAGAAATAAAAATAGAGTCAGCGTCATTTAAATTAAGACTAGATAGATATGACAGAAAAGATTATACAATAACTATGGCAGGTTGGGGAGGAGACTATAACGACCCAATGTCATTTATGGATTTACATTTAACAGGTGCACCACATAATGATGCTTACTATTCAAATCCAGAATATGATGAATTAGTAAAAACAGCAATAACTACAGCAGATATTAATGAAAGACATGATAATTTAATTAAGGCAGAAAAAATATTAGCAAAAGATATGCCTATATATCCTTTATATTATGAAGTAAAACCACATGCGGTAAAACCATATGTAAAAGGAATAGCTAGATATCCAGTTGGAGTTGATACAGACTTTAAATGGACTTACATCTTAAAACACTAA
- a CDS encoding ABC transporter ATP-binding protein has product MSNNEKNLIEINNLKKYFNVGKGQILKAVDGISLKVKRGETIGLVGESGCGKSTAGRTIIGLYDATDGDIIFEDKNINKMNGKERKDFTRKAQMIFQDPYASLNPRMTVTDIIGEGIDIHDLYKGEARQKRIYELLELVGLNKEHANRYPHEFSGGQRQRIGIARALAIEPELIICDEPISALDVSIQAQVVNLLEDLQKEFGLTYIFIAHDLSMVKHISNRIAVMYLGNIVELAESTELYDKPLHPYTQALLSAVPIPDPEIERSRKRIMLEGDVPSPIDPPSGCKFRTRCSIASTICQQKQPEFREIRPDHFVACHMVE; this is encoded by the coding sequence GTGAGTAACAATGAAAAGAATCTAATAGAAATTAATAACTTGAAAAAATACTTTAATGTAGGTAAAGGACAGATATTAAAAGCTGTAGATGGAATAAGTCTTAAGGTTAAAAGAGGTGAAACTATAGGACTAGTTGGAGAATCAGGATGTGGAAAATCAACTGCAGGTAGAACTATAATAGGACTTTATGATGCAACAGATGGAGATATAATATTTGAGGATAAAAATATAAATAAAATGAACGGAAAAGAAAGAAAAGATTTTACAAGAAAAGCTCAGATGATATTCCAGGATCCATATGCATCACTGAATCCTAGAATGACAGTTACAGATATTATAGGTGAGGGTATAGATATTCATGACCTATACAAGGGTGAAGCAAGACAAAAAAGAATATATGAACTACTAGAACTAGTTGGGCTAAATAAAGAACATGCTAATAGATATCCACATGAGTTTAGTGGTGGACAAAGACAACGTATAGGTATAGCAAGAGCTCTTGCTATTGAGCCTGAGCTCATAATATGTGACGAACCTATATCTGCTCTTGACGTATCGATTCAGGCTCAAGTAGTTAATCTGCTAGAAGATTTGCAAAAAGAATTTGGATTAACTTATATATTTATTGCTCACGACTTAAGTATGGTTAAACATATATCAAATAGAATAGCTGTTATGTATCTTGGAAATATAGTAGAGTTAGCTGAAAGTACTGAACTATATGATAAACCATTACACCCTTACACTCAGGCACTACTTTCTGCTGTACCAATACCAGATCCGGAAATCGAAAGAAGTAGAAAAAGAATAATGCTAGAAGGAGATGTACCAAGTCCAATAGACCCTCCTTCAGGATGTAAATTTAGAACTAGATGTAGTATTGCTAGCACTATATGCCAACAAAAACAACCAGAATTTAGAGAAATTAGACCAGATCATTTTGTAGCTTGTCATATGGTAGAGTAA
- a CDS encoding ABC transporter ATP-binding protein, translating into MKDKLLDVKDLAVSFDTYSGEVQSVRGVNFHVNKGETLAIVGESGCGKSVTSQTIMRLIPMPPGRIKRGTITFEGKDLTKLSDKQMESVRGKDISMIFQDPMTSLNPTMKIGKQIMEGLMKHQNMDKKQAKEKAIEMLKLVGLPTPEKRVEQYPHEFSGGMRQRAMIAIALACNPKLLIADEPTTALDVTIQAQIIDLMRELQEKLHMSIIIITHDLGVVADISDRVAVMYAGVIIETGTVNEVFYNPKHPYTWGLLKSVPRLDINKNEKLIPINGTPPDLIAPPKGCPFAARCDYAMGVCLEQHPEETQITDTHRVNCWLQHELAPNVESPVAKGGK; encoded by the coding sequence TTGAAAGATAAACTTTTAGATGTTAAAGACTTAGCAGTATCTTTTGACACTTATTCTGGAGAAGTTCAATCTGTTAGAGGTGTGAACTTTCATGTAAATAAAGGAGAAACTTTAGCAATAGTAGGAGAATCTGGATGTGGCAAGTCAGTAACATCACAGACTATAATGAGACTTATCCCTATGCCTCCTGGAAGAATAAAAAGAGGAACAATAACATTTGAAGGAAAAGATCTTACAAAACTTTCAGATAAACAAATGGAGTCTGTTCGTGGAAAAGATATAAGTATGATTTTCCAAGACCCTATGACATCTCTTAATCCAACTATGAAAATCGGAAAGCAGATAATGGAAGGCTTAATGAAACATCAAAATATGGATAAAAAGCAAGCTAAAGAAAAAGCTATAGAAATGCTTAAACTAGTTGGTCTTCCAACACCAGAAAAGCGTGTAGAACAATATCCACATGAATTCAGTGGTGGTATGAGACAAAGAGCTATGATAGCTATAGCACTAGCTTGTAATCCAAAGCTTCTTATAGCTGATGAACCTACAACTGCACTAGATGTTACTATACAGGCTCAGATTATAGATCTTATGAGAGAATTACAAGAAAAACTCCACATGTCAATAATAATAATTACTCATGATTTAGGAGTAGTTGCAGATATATCAGATAGAGTAGCAGTAATGTATGCTGGAGTTATTATAGAGACTGGAACTGTAAATGAAGTATTTTATAATCCAAAGCATCCTTATACATGGGGACTTCTAAAATCAGTTCCTAGACTAGATATAAATAAAAATGAAAAACTGATACCTATAAATGGTACACCACCTGACTTAATAGCACCTCCAAAAGGATGTCCATTTGCGGCTAGATGTGACTATGCAATGGGAGTTTGTTTAGAACAGCATCCAGAAGAAACTCAAATTACAGATACTCACCGTGTAAATTGTTGGCTACAACATGAATTAGCGCCTAATGTTGAGAGTCCTGTAGCCAAAGGAGGGAAATAA
- a CDS encoding ABC transporter permease — protein sequence MPKSQMSTLTEDMFKPVDKDIDKSEKIVRPSLTYWADAWRRLKENKLALFSLGLLFLIIIMAFLGPKIRPFGYSEQDFTLINKGPTSVHWFGTDALGRDIFVRCWEGAKVSLFIGFISALINITIGIIYGGISGYLGGYVDVIMMRIVEIIYSIPELLWVILLMLVMGQGLSTIIVAISISGWGGMARLVRGQVLQLKQMEFVLAAKTLGASSSRIILKHLIPNAMGPIIINLTFQVPSAIFTEAFLSYIGLGVPAPLASWGTLANEGTLTLLTYPYQLLFPALLISVTMLAFNILGDGIRDALDPKLRK from the coding sequence ATGCCGAAGAGTCAGATGTCTACATTGACTGAAGATATGTTTAAGCCTGTAGACAAAGATATAGATAAATCTGAAAAAATTGTTAGACCTAGTTTAACTTACTGGGCTGATGCTTGGAGAAGACTAAAAGAAAACAAACTAGCACTGTTCTCACTTGGATTATTATTTCTTATAATTATAATGGCTTTTTTAGGGCCTAAAATTAGACCTTTTGGATATTCAGAACAAGACTTTACTCTTATAAATAAAGGACCTACATCAGTACATTGGTTCGGAACTGATGCACTAGGAAGAGATATATTTGTTAGATGTTGGGAAGGAGCTAAAGTATCTTTATTCATAGGATTTATTTCAGCATTAATTAATATAACTATCGGGATTATATATGGCGGAATTTCAGGTTATCTTGGTGGATATGTAGACGTTATAATGATGCGTATAGTAGAGATAATATACTCTATACCAGAGCTATTGTGGGTTATCCTATTAATGCTTGTTATGGGGCAAGGATTAAGCACTATAATAGTAGCGATATCCATTTCTGGATGGGGAGGAATGGCTCGTCTAGTTAGGGGCCAAGTACTACAGCTAAAACAAATGGAGTTTGTACTTGCTGCCAAAACTTTAGGAGCTAGTTCATCAAGAATTATACTAAAACACTTGATACCAAATGCTATGGGACCTATAATAATAAACTTAACTTTCCAAGTTCCTAGTGCAATATTTACAGAAGCTTTCTTAAGTTATATAGGACTTGGAGTTCCAGCACCACTAGCAAGTTGGGGAACACTAGCTAATGAAGGAACATTGACACTTTTAACATATCCATATCAGCTATTATTCCCAGCTTTATTAATAAGTGTAACAATGCTTGCATTTAATATATTAGGAGACGGCATTAGGGACGCACTAGATCCTAAGCTTAGAAAGTAA
- a CDS encoding ABC transporter permease — translation MLKYTLKRGVIAVLTVWVIITITFFLMHSIPGDPFTDGKKIPPQIMKNLEAKYGLDKPLIVQYGTYMKNLLKGDLGDSMKYENRSVGNILSEGFPVSAKLGLLAATLGVVVGVSCGVIASLNRGKLPDYLVIITAVIGVSVPNFVFAALFQYWFGAYLKWFPVGRWGTLSHYVLPVVALGLSMTAYIARMMRTSMLDVLGQDYVKTAKAKGLSKGSIIFKHTIRNAILPVITILGVMIASVLIGSFVVENIFIIPGIGKHYVQSIQQNDYTLILGTTTFYATILVFMMYIIDLLYGLVDPRIRLDQ, via the coding sequence TTGTTAAAGTATACTCTTAAAAGAGGAGTAATAGCGGTGTTAACTGTTTGGGTTATTATAACTATAACATTTTTCTTAATGCACTCAATACCAGGAGATCCGTTTACTGATGGTAAGAAAATACCACCACAAATTATGAAAAACTTAGAAGCTAAATATGGGCTAGATAAGCCACTTATAGTTCAATACGGAACTTATATGAAAAATCTTTTAAAGGGAGATTTAGGAGATTCAATGAAGTATGAAAACAGATCAGTTGGAAATATACTATCAGAAGGATTTCCTGTATCAGCTAAGCTAGGATTATTAGCTGCTACGTTAGGAGTAGTAGTGGGAGTATCATGTGGAGTGATAGCATCACTAAATAGGGGTAAGCTCCCTGACTATTTAGTGATTATAACTGCTGTAATAGGAGTTTCAGTTCCTAACTTTGTATTTGCAGCATTATTTCAGTATTGGTTTGGAGCATATCTGAAATGGTTCCCAGTTGGAAGATGGGGTACTCTTAGCCACTATGTACTACCAGTAGTAGCTTTAGGATTAAGTATGACTGCATATATAGCTAGAATGATGAGAACAAGTATGCTTGATGTATTAGGACAAGATTATGTAAAAACAGCTAAGGCAAAAGGTCTTTCAAAAGGATCTATAATATTTAAACATACTATAAGAAACGCTATATTACCAGTAATAACTATACTTGGAGTTATGATAGCTTCAGTTCTTATAGGATCATTCGTAGTTGAAAATATATTTATAATACCTGGGATAGGTAAGCATTATGTTCAAAGTATTCAACAAAATGACTATACACTTATACTAGGAACTACGACATTTTATGCAACTATATTAGTATTTATGATGTACATTATAGACTTATTATACGGACTAGTTGATCCTAGAATAAGACTAGACCAGTAG
- the gatB gene encoding Asp-tRNA(Asn)/Glu-tRNA(Gln) amidotransferase subunit GatB, with protein sequence MSYKTLIGLEIHVELNTNTKIFCGCSTEFGKEPNTQVCPVCLGLPGSLPIINEKVIEYGIKAGLALNCKIANKVNMDRKNYFYQDLVKGFQTTQYYNPLCENGYLNIENEGSNKKIRIKRIHIEEDTGKSIYDKERNILLDYNRCGVPLIEIVTEPDINSSKELSIFLENLKQIIEYIEVSDCKMEEGSLRCDVNINIVDENNNIKTEIVELKNLNSFKNAIRAVEYEESRHIELLKYKKIGSKETRRWDESENKTLAMRSKEDALDYRYFPEPDIVNVLLNEDMISDIEKSLPELPHDKKIRFIDKYELSEYDVEILIADKKIANFFEETLNYTKEAKQVANWITGDMLRRLNDSKIKIDNIKFESKDLGELINYISNGDINNSTAKDIFRRMFEQGERPKVIIEDLGLKQINDDKELRLIVKEILSQNQDAVNEYKQGKDKVLGFLVGQIMKATKGKANPKKINNILLEMVSKA encoded by the coding sequence ATGTCTTATAAAACCCTTATAGGACTAGAAATACATGTAGAATTAAATACTAATACAAAGATATTTTGCGGTTGTTCAACTGAGTTTGGAAAAGAACCAAATACCCAAGTATGCCCTGTATGTTTAGGGCTTCCAGGATCACTACCTATTATTAACGAAAAGGTGATAGAGTATGGAATAAAAGCGGGGTTAGCTCTTAATTGTAAGATTGCTAATAAAGTTAACATGGATAGAAAAAATTATTTTTATCAGGACTTAGTAAAAGGATTTCAGACAACTCAATATTATAATCCATTATGTGAAAATGGCTATCTTAATATAGAAAATGAGGGATCAAATAAAAAGATAAGAATAAAAAGAATACATATAGAAGAAGACACTGGAAAATCTATATATGATAAAGAAAGAAATATACTACTTGATTATAATAGATGTGGAGTACCACTTATAGAGATTGTAACTGAACCAGATATAAATTCATCAAAAGAATTGAGTATTTTTTTAGAGAATTTAAAACAAATAATAGAGTATATAGAAGTATCAGATTGTAAAATGGAGGAAGGGTCACTTCGATGTGATGTAAACATAAATATAGTAGACGAAAATAATAATATAAAAACAGAAATTGTAGAGCTTAAGAATCTGAATTCATTTAAAAATGCTATAAGAGCAGTTGAATACGAAGAAAGTAGACATATAGAGCTTTTAAAATACAAAAAAATTGGAAGTAAAGAAACAAGAAGATGGGATGAATCAGAAAATAAGACATTAGCAATGAGAAGCAAAGAGGATGCTCTAGATTATAGATACTTTCCAGAACCCGATATAGTTAATGTATTATTGAATGAGGATATGATTAGTGATATAGAAAAAAGTCTTCCAGAACTACCACATGATAAGAAAATAAGATTTATTGATAAATATGAGTTATCCGAATACGATGTTGAGATTCTTATAGCTGATAAAAAGATAGCTAATTTTTTCGAGGAAACACTAAATTATACTAAAGAAGCTAAACAAGTAGCAAACTGGATAACTGGAGACATGCTAAGAAGATTGAATGATAGTAAAATAAAAATAGATAATATAAAATTTGAATCTAAGGACTTAGGTGAGTTAATAAATTACATTAGTAATGGTGATATAAATAATAGTACAGCTAAAGATATATTTAGAAGGATGTTTGAACAAGGGGAAAGACCTAAAGTAATAATAGAAGATTTAGGACTTAAGCAAATAAATGATGACAAAGAGCTTAGATTAATAGTGAAAGAAATACTGTCTCAAAATCAAGATGCTGTTAATGAATATAAACAAGGAAAAGATAAGGTATTAGGATTTCTTGTAGGACAAATAATGAAAGCTACAAAAGGCAAAGCAAATCCAAAAAAAATAAATAACATATTATTAGAAATGGTCAGTAAGGCTTAA
- the gatA gene encoding Asp-tRNA(Asn)/Glu-tRNA(Gln) amidotransferase subunit GatA: MDLTHLTIHDLIDLLRKKEINSQDIVKSYLKRISETESDLNSFISVFEDYAIKRAKQVDDTIIRMKTISDLAGIPCSIKDNIMVEGFKTTCASKMMKDFIAPYDATVSKKLKEDGAIIIGKNNMDEFAMGSSNETSYFNSTKNPVDKSRVPGGSSGGSAASVASRQVLFSIASSTGGSVRQPASYCGVVGLKPTYGLISRYGLVSFASSLDQIGIITKNVEDCAIVLNSVSGNDKFDSTSINREKENYREYLIDNIKGMKIGIPREYFGSEVDERIREKVLEEIMFLERLGANIDEISLPTTEYALSAYYIISLVEASSNLGRFDGIRYGYRSDNYSSIEDLIIKNRSEGFGEEVKKRILIGNYFLSSSNYEKYYEKACKIRTLLKNEYENIFRKYDVLITPTTINLPFKLGSKESNGEYGHILDKLTTPANLVGIPAMTIPCGKIDNLPIGMQIMSNRLNEKAIFKIAYAYEKNKVC, encoded by the coding sequence GTGGATCTAACTCATCTCACTATACATGATTTAATAGATTTATTAAGAAAAAAAGAGATAAATTCACAAGATATAGTGAAAAGCTATTTAAAAAGAATAAGTGAAACGGAATCTGATTTAAATTCTTTTATATCTGTATTTGAAGATTATGCAATAAAAAGGGCTAAACAAGTGGATGATACTATTATAAGAATGAAGACTATATCCGATTTAGCAGGAATTCCATGTTCTATAAAAGATAATATAATGGTAGAAGGATTTAAGACAACTTGTGCTTCAAAGATGATGAAAGATTTCATAGCACCATATGATGCTACCGTTTCTAAAAAATTAAAAGAAGATGGAGCAATCATAATAGGTAAGAATAATATGGATGAATTTGCTATGGGATCGTCTAATGAAACTTCTTATTTTAATTCTACTAAAAATCCTGTAGATAAATCTAGAGTTCCAGGAGGATCAAGTGGCGGATCAGCTGCTAGCGTGGCATCTAGACAAGTACTTTTTTCTATAGCTTCTTCTACGGGAGGCTCTGTAAGACAACCTGCTAGTTATTGTGGAGTAGTAGGACTTAAACCTACTTATGGATTAATTTCTAGATATGGACTAGTTTCTTTTGCCTCGTCTTTAGATCAAATAGGAATTATAACTAAGAATGTAGAGGATTGTGCTATAGTGTTGAATAGCGTATCGGGCAACGATAAATTTGACTCTACATCTATTAATAGAGAAAAAGAAAACTATAGAGAATATCTAATAGACAATATTAAAGGAATGAAAATAGGTATACCAAGAGAATACTTTGGATCAGAAGTGGATGAACGTATAAGGGAAAAAGTGCTAGAAGAAATAATGTTCCTTGAAAGACTAGGAGCTAATATTGATGAAATTTCACTTCCAACTACAGAGTATGCATTATCAGCATACTATATAATATCGTTAGTAGAAGCCAGTTCTAATTTAGGGAGATTTGATGGAATAAGGTATGGATATAGAAGCGATAATTATAGTTCAATAGAAGACTTAATTATAAAAAACAGGAGCGAAGGATTTGGAGAAGAAGTAAAGAAGAGAATACTAATTGGGAACTACTTTTTAAGTTCTAGTAACTATGAAAAATATTATGAAAAAGCTTGTAAGATAAGAACATTATTAAAAAATGAATATGAAAATATATTTAGAAAGTATGATGTTTTAATAACACCTACTACAATTAATCTACCCTTTAAGCTAGGTAGTAAGGAAAGTAATGGTGAATATGGTCATATATTAGATAAATTAACAACTCCAGCTAACTTAGTTGGAATTCCAGCTATGACTATTCCTTGTGGTAAAATTGATAATTTACCTATAGGAATGCAGATAATGAGCAATAGACTTAATGAAAAAGCTATTTTTAAGATAGCTTATGCTTATGAAAAAAATAAAGTATGCTAA
- a CDS encoding GNAT family N-acetyltransferase — MIKLQYLEEKDFRKIVEWNGNKTSDYLLQWAGPVYTYPLTEDQIREYFYNKVKKENSDIFVYKIILADTNETIGTVELCIEDKVNMVGKIGRFLIGEENVRGRGIGKLVLEELLRIGFTKFKLEKIILKVFDFNSGAIKCYEGVGFVKENLIKNARKVENGYWNLYEMSISKYNWKNRNK; from the coding sequence ATGATAAAGCTTCAGTACTTAGAAGAAAAAGACTTTAGAAAAATAGTTGAATGGAATGGAAATAAGACGTCAGATTATTTATTGCAATGGGCTGGGCCTGTGTATACATATCCTTTAACTGAAGATCAAATCCGAGAATATTTTTATAATAAAGTTAAAAAAGAAAATTCTGATATATTCGTTTATAAAATAATATTAGCTGATACAAATGAAACTATTGGAACTGTTGAGTTATGCATAGAAGATAAGGTCAATATGGTTGGGAAAATAGGAAGATTTTTAATAGGAGAAGAAAATGTAAGAGGTAGAGGAATAGGGAAACTAGTATTAGAAGAATTATTAAGGATTGGATTTACAAAGTTTAAACTAGAGAAGATAATCCTTAAAGTATTTGATTTTAACTCTGGTGCTATTAAGTGTTACGAGGGTGTTGGATTTGTAAAAGAAAATCTTATTAAAAATGCGAGGAAGGTTGAAAACGGTTATTGGAATTTGTATGAAATGTCTATATCTAAGTACAACTGGAAAAATAGAAATAAATAA
- the gatC gene encoding Asp-tRNA(Asn)/Glu-tRNA(Gln) amidotransferase subunit GatC, protein MTITEEEIEKVIKLSKLEIKGKEKEKFIKDIEILLNYVEKIEEMNTTNIEPTYYIHSQMNVTREDVLKESMDKNKALMNAKDTLDDYFKISTK, encoded by the coding sequence ATGACTATTACAGAGGAAGAAATCGAGAAAGTTATAAAACTATCAAAATTAGAAATAAAAGGTAAGGAAAAAGAGAAATTCATAAAAGATATAGAAATATTACTAAACTATGTAGAAAAGATTGAAGAAATGAATACGACAAATATAGAGCCTACTTACTATATTCATTCACAAATGAATGTAACAAGAGAAGATGTCTTAAAAGAAAGTATGGATAAAAATAAGGCTTTAATGAATGCAAAAGATACTCTTGACGATTATTTTAAAATTTCTACAAAATAA